The DNA segment CGGTGGGGAGTTTGATCGCGCTGTCGGCGGTTCTGGCGGCCTGGCTGATTGGCAAAATGGGAGGAGCGGGGGCGTCCGGTGCGGTGATGATTTTCTGCAGTCTGATCGCCATGGCGATCTGCGGTGCGACCGGGGCGTTCAGCGGGCTGATGATCACCCGTTTCCGTATTCCGCCTTTTATCGCCACGCTGGCGATGATGCAGGTTGCGGCGGGAGTGGCGTATATTATCTCGCAGGGGAAACCGATTTATCAACTTCCGGAAAATTTCATTCTTCTCGGCCGCGGCGCAGAACCGTTTTTGAAGATTCCTTACGCGGTTATCCTGATGGTAATTTTGTATATTCTGGCGCAACTGGTGATGTCGCGGACGACCCTGGGGCGGTACATCTATGCGGTCGGGGGGAACATGGAAGCGGCGCGGCTGGCGGGGATCCGGGTCAACGGCATACTATTTTTTGTTTATACTCTCTGCGGAATACTGGCCGGTCTGGGCGGGATAATTATGGCGTCGCAGTTGCGAAGCGGGGCCCCGACCTACGGCCTGACCTATGAATTGTATGTAATCGCGGCGGTGGTGGTCGGGGGAACCAGTTTGAGCGGGGGCGAGGGGCGGATATTCGGAACCCTGATCGGGGCCTTCATTATCGCCGTCATACAGAACGGGATGAACCTGACCAATGTCGAGACCTATACGCAGAAGGTAGTTCTTGGTCTGGTTATTTTGGGAGCGGTACTTCTGGATCGGATGAAACAGCAGGGATTTAAGATAAAATTCTTCAAGAGTATTTAACGGATTATTAAAAAGAGGAATTGGTGTATGCGCAAATATTTGGCAGTACTTCTTGCCGCCGCGGTGACGGCGCTGACGATGGCGAACGGTTTCGCCCAGAGCGACGAGCCGGTTCAGAAACCGCGCCGGTTGTATGTGGTCGGGGTCTCGCATCTCGACACGCAGTGGCGCTGGACAATTCAGAATACGATCGACGAATATATCCCCAACACGTTCCGGGATAATTTCAAACTGATGGACTTGTACCCCAATTATGTTTTCAGTTTCGAGGGGGCCTTCAAGTACATGCTTTATAAGGAGTACTATCCCGAAGAGTACAAGCGCCTGAAGCCGTATATCGACCGGGGACAATGGCGGCTGGCCGGGTGCTGGGTCGATCCGGTCGATGTGAATATGCCGTCGATGGAGTCACTGGTGCGGCAAGCGCTATACGGCAACGGATATTTCAAAGAGGAATTCGGGAAGACGAGCAAGGATATCCTTCTGCCGGACTGTTTCGGTTTCGGCTACACGTTGCCATCGATCGGCGCCCATTGCGGAATCAAGAGTTTTTCGACCCAGAAACTTTCCTGGGGATCGTCGGTGGGGGTGCCGTTCGATATCGGGCTGTGGGAAGGGATCGATGGCTCGACGCTGGTATCGGCCTTAAATCCGGGGGCTTATGTTACCCAGATCAAGGCCGATTTGAGCCGTGACACGCTCTGGCGGGCGAAAATCGACAGCCAGGGGGCGCGGAGCGGCCTCTATGCCGATTATATGTATTTCGGGACCGGCGATGTCGGCGGGGCGCCCGATTCCCTGTCGGTCGATTGGCTGGCCAAATCCGAAAAGAGCGAAGGCCCGCTTACCGTGAAAAATATCGGGTCCGACGATCTGGCCGATTTGATTCCTCAAGACAGTACCATTCATCTCCCACGGTACAAAGGGGAACTTCTGATGACCCGTCACGGTGTCGGGTGCTACAGTTCCCAGGCGGCGATGAAGCGCTGGAACCGGAAAAATGAACTTCTGGCCGAGGCCGCCGAAAAAGCGGCGGTTCTTGCGGTGCTGAATACGGATTATAAGTATCCGGGCGAGGCCTTCAAGGAGAACTGGATCCGCTTTTTGTGGCACCAGTTCCACGACGATCTGACCGGCACCAGCATTCCCGAGGCGTATCAATTCTCGTGGAACGATGAAATCCTCTGCCAGAATCGTCTCGGCGCCATTCTGGAAAATGCGTCCGAGGCGGTTTCATCGGCTCTCAACACAAAGGTCAAAGGAACCCCGATCGTGGTATATAATCCTCTGGCGGTCGAGCGCGAAGATGCGGTCGAGGCGACCGTTGTTTTCGACGGCCCGGCCCCCTCGGCGATACAAGTTTTTGACCCGTCAGGGAAGGAAACCCCGTCACAAATTCTGGCATCATACGGTGACAGTCTGAAAATATTATTTCTGGCCAAGATACCGTCGGCGGGATACGGGGTGTTCGATGCAATCCCGGCCAAAGGCGCTTCGAAATTTAAAAATACTCTCAATATCTCAAATCAGGTGCTGGGCAGCGAGCGGTATGTCGTGAGTATCGACAGCACCGGGGATATATCCGATATCTATGACAATTTACTGAAACAGCATCTTTTGTCGTCGCCGCTTCGCTGGCAACTTCTGCATGACAAACCGAAACAATGGCCAGCCTGGGAAATTCAGTATGATGATATCATCGCCGCGCCGGTCGGTTATGTCGGCGGAAAACCGGAAATCCGGATTCTGGAATGGGGGCCGGTGCGGGCCAGTCTGGAAATTATTCGTCATGAAGGAGAATCGGAATTCAAGTCGGTCATCAGTCTTTATTCAGGCGGAGCCGCGGATAGAATCGATATCGCCAACGAGGTCGATTGGTACGAAAAAGAGACCCTCCTGAAAGCGGCGTTCAAATTCAATTCATATAGCGACAGTGTTACCTACGATTTGGGTCTGGGAACAATCAAGCGCGGTTTGAATCAGCCGAAACTGTACGAGGTCCCGGCTCAGGAATGGGCCGATATGACTTCGCAGGATGGCCGGTACGGCGTGACGGTTATGAACGACTGCAAGTACGGTTGGGATCATCCCGATTCGGCCACTTTGCGCCTTTCGCTCATTCATACGCCGGGCGTGTATGACTCCTGGTCGTGGGTGGGGGATCAAAGTTCGCAGGATCTGGGGCACCACCAATTTGCCTATGCCATCATGGCCCACGGCGGCGACTGGCGCGACGGCGGCGCGGTCGAGGCGGCGGCCCGTTTCAATCAGCCGCTTATATCATTCCAGCCGTCGAGCCATGCCGGAGCGCTCGGCCGGGAAGTTTCAATTGTCAGTGTCGGTCATGGCAAAGACAAAAGGGAGAAGCCATCGATCCTGGTTAGCGCCATGAAAAAATCAGAAACAGGGGACGCTCTAATTATCCGGGTGCGCGAGTTAAACGGAACGGGAGCGGAAGAAATTTCGGTGCAGTTTATTCGCCCGGTGATTGAGGCATACGAAGTCAACGGGCTGGAAGAAAAAATCGGCCCGGCGGAAGTTCTTAAGGGACAACTTCTGGTATCGCTCTCTGCGTATCAGCCGAAAGCGTACGCGGTGCGGCTCGGGGGGAATTCGCCCCAAGTGAAATATGCGGGGGAATACGCCTCGGTGGTTTTACCGTACAATCTCGACGGGGTAAGTTATGATGACAACCGGAAGGACGGCGATTTCGACGGTCAGGGGCACACGCTGGTCGGGGAGTTGCTCCCGGATACGGTAAATTATCTGGGAATACCGTTTGTCACCGGCCCCAAGAATGCCGGAGCCAAAAATGTATTGAGTTCGCAGGGACAAAAATTGGAGATTCCGGCGGGTTCATACAATAGGCTGTATATCCTGGCGGCGGCGGTCGGCGGCCCGGCGCGGGGTCTGTTTGAATTGACAGGGGCAAATAAAAAGACAGTGGATTCCGTCTGGGTGCCCGATTACGCCGAATTTCTGGGGCAATGGAACAATCGGCTGGTTTTCGGCGGTCTGGCGGAAAACAAGGGGGAAATCGAACCGTCATACATAATTCAAACTCCGGTCGCCTGGACCGGCACACACCGTCACAACGATAGCGCCAATGGAGCATATCAATACACCAATATGTTCTGTCTGGAGTTGGCTCTTCCGGAAGGTAACGCAACGGTGCAACTGCCGGATAATCCAAGAATCAAAATCATGGCGGCGACGGCCGGAGTCGAACGTGATGCCGTATTCCGTCCGGCGACGGCTTTGTCCGACCGAGCGAATAATTCTTTCGCCCGGATAAAAGCGGAGCGGAAAAGTTTTATCGATTCCCTGATGGTGCAGATGGACAGCCCCGTTCCCGGCGGGACTATTCGGTACACGCTTGATTCGGGTGAGCCGACAGAAAACTCTCCGCTTTATGCCGGTCCGGTTACCGTCAAGGAGACGACCACTCTTAAGGCCCGCTCTTTTCTGCCGGGGACCGATGACAGGCATGTAACAGAGGTCACATTTAAGAAACTGGCGCCGCGCGATCCGGTGACGGTAAAGAAGCCGGTGCCCGGCCTCAAGTGCATTTATTACGAAGGGGAATGGCAGAGACTGCCGAATTTCGATTCGCTGACCGCGGTCAAGGACACGGTCTGGAGCACGGTGGCGATTCCCGGCTTTGCCCGTCCCGAGGATTACGCCTTGGTTTTCACCGGATTTGTCAAGGTCCCGACCGACGGATTGTATGACTTCTTTATCGGGTCCGATGACGGGAGCCGCCTGATGGTCGACGATTCCGCGATCGCTGATAATGACGGGATTCACGGCGATGGCGAAGTATCATGCGAGGTTGCCCTGAAGGCGGGACTTCATCCGATTAGAGTATTCATGTTCCAGGCCAAGGGCGGGCAGGCGCTTTCGCTATCGTACCGGGGTCCCGGTATCAAGAAGCAGTCGGTGCCGCCGGAAGCGTTTTTTCATCCGGGTAAATAGACCTTAGATTTGGCCAAATAAGGGCATTTCGATTCGGAAATATTCAATCCGGACCGGGGTGCCCATTTTTTTATAATTCGGGTCATTTTCATCCGCAATCACCCGATAAAAAATTATTGGGCGCCGATTTTCGAGGACAATTCCGAAAATTAAATCCTTGTTCCGACGAAACACTTTTTACGGGTGCAGGTTGCCTGACAGAAAACGGCGTTTCAATCTGAAACGGTCTCTTTCACCGGCTATTCCGAAATCATCGGATCGAAATTGATATAGGGAAATTTACAGATTTTGCGGGCTAAAGATGTTTAAGTCCCCCGCTGTTTCGGCCGATAAAAATATCTAAAAGGGACAAGGCTAAAGGCTTTAAAAATAACCGAGTTATGACTTCCAGGCTTCTAAAAATAATTATTCTTTTTCTGACGATAGTGGCGCCTGCCGGCGCCACCGTCTATTATGTATCGCCGACCGGTGATGATGCCGCCAGTGGACTAACACCGTCGGACGCCTGGTTATCAATCGATAACTACAGTGCTCGTATGGAACCGGGGGATACGGTAAATATCCTGCCCGGAACATATGAGATAACAAAAATGATCGATATAAAGGCCCGCGGCACAGGGTCGGCTCCCGTAGTCTATCGAGGATTCGGCGGACGGCCCCTGATTACCGGAACGGTGACCGATGATCCATGGCTGCTGCTGGAAGAATCTTGCGTCATAGTTGAAAATATAGAAATGGCCGGCGCCGTCAAAAGCGGCATTTTTATTAAAAAGGATTCCAGTATTGTCACCGACTGCTATTTGCATGATATTGGAACGGTTGCCATTCGCGTGGACGGCTCTTATAATCTGGTGCAGAGAAATGTCATTGCCCGTGCCAAATCATACGGAATTTATAATATAAAAGGAGCCAAATATAACCGCTTTTACGGTAATACCGTCTATGATGCTCTTTCGGGGGTAAGTATTCAGGTTAATGAGGCAACCGCGCGCATCATAAACAATGTCGCCGTATCATGCAATCTCGGTATCGCCGGGGTCGCGGGAAATATCTGCGCCTTCAATCTTCTCTGGGACAATAAATCCGGACAGTATTTCGGCGGGGCGGTCGATTCCGCGGGGGGAACGATTGCCGACCCGCTCTTTGTCGATACCGCTTCGGGTGATTTTCATCTTAATTTCGGATCCCCGGCCATCGACGCCGGCATGAATCTCGATTACGTCTATACCGGACTGCGGCCCGACATCGGGGCCCTTGAGACCGGCGAACTGACTCGGTTGGAGATTGTACCGTCACGAGATACGCTCTGCGCCGATTCCGCATATCAGTTCGATGTTATCGCTTATGACAGCGCCGACGGTCCGGCACCGAGGGGAAACCTGCTGTGGTCGCATACTTTCGCCACGGGGAATATCGATGCCGGCGGGCTTTTCACGCCGATCGGCACCGGATCGGGGCGGATAGTGGTCAATTCCGACCTGGGGGGTGTAACCGCGCAGACCGATCTTATTTATATCCGGCCGGGGGTGCTGACCGGATTATCGATTTCACCTGACACTCTTACTATCACCGCCGGAACCAGCCAAATTTTCACGGCTCTGGGGCGGGATAAAAATGCCATTGAAGTTTCCGAAACCGGAAATCTGACCTGGTCGGTCATTGGAAATATCGGGGACATCGATTCTTCGGGACTATTCACGGCGCAACGGACGGGCCAAGGAATAATTCAGGTCGAAAGTGATCTGGGGTTTATGGCGACCAGTGATACGATAACGGTCACCGCCGGAGCCCCGGCCTATCTGAAGGTTCTTCCCGCCACCAATATTGTTCAAACCCTTTTAACCTATCAATATGCCGCGTTTCTTTATGATATCGACTCCAACCTGATCGGCGACTTTACCGATTCCGTTTCGTGGTCCACCACGGATTTGGTCGGCAATATCAGTGCCTCCGGATTATATACTGCCGGGCCTCTGGGGAATTACTGGGTTAAGGCTTCGTACAATGCCTTTGGTGATTCGGGATATGTTTCGGTGGTTCTCGCCGGGGGATTGCATCATGTCCGGATTGAATATTTCGACGGGACTCCGGTCGATTCGGTGGATCTTTCGTCCGATATCGACACCACGCATTTGTATGCCCGGGGCTATACTTTGACCGACGCCCTGATAGGCGATGTTTCAGTCGATTGGAGCATCGTTGGGCCGGATTCGGTCGCCTCGCTGACGCCGCCTGTCGGAACGAATACAGAACTTCGGCTCAATAAATTGGGCGACATCAAAGTAGCCATACTCCATTCCTCGGGAATGACCGATACCAGCGGAATGATAACGGTAATTTCCGGCGAGGCCGCATCATTATTATTTGAGCCGGAGACGGTCACATTGACGGCCGGCGATACGCTTACTTTCGCCGTCACGTCCCTTGATGCCGACAATAATGTTCTTAATCCGCAGCCGGTTCCAGCGTGGAGTGTCTCCGGCGGTATCGGCACGATCGACGGTTCGGGGTTATTTACGGCCGCTTCGGTCGGCCAGGGAAGAATTGTGGTGACGGCGGGCGGGTTCACTGACTCCAGCGGTCAAGTTATTGTAACGCCGGGGGCTCTGGCATCGATTAATATCGAACCCGATTCCGTTGCAGTTGGAATAGGTGATACCATTCAATTTATAGCGGTCGGCCTTGACGGGTCCGGAAATGCCACATCGCCGGGCAATATTATTTGGAAAGCGCTGGGGTTAATCGGCAAAATCGACAGTAGCGGCCGCTATATCGCGGAACATCCGGGTATCGGCGCCGTCACCGCCGAAAATGAAGCGGCCGGGATAGCCGACACTACCCTGGATTTACGGGTAGAAGAGTTATTTTTCACCACCATACCGGCGGGCAACCAAAAGATTCAGCCCGACGGCGATGAGGCGACAATCGCCGAATTTAGCATCGACAATTATTTCACGCAAATAAAGACGATTACTTCGATAACGATCCGCGACCTGTCCACCGGCGCCGGAACGATCGATGAACTGGCGGGCAATATGGTGGCGGCGCGGGTTTATCTCGATACCGACGGCGATTCGGTACGGACGGCAGCCGATTCCTTACTGGGAGAGACTTTGTATGGGCCCGACCAGATGACTTTCACCGTACCCGCGATCGATATTGCGCCGGACAGCGGCCGGACATTTATGGTCACGGCCCGGTCGGCACGATACGCCCGCGACGGCGACTCAGTTGATATCGCGCTTATTCCCGGAGTCGATATTGAAACGGCCGATTATACCATAGTCGCCGGCCCGGCTCTTTCGAATTCCATCGGCGTCACCGAGGTTGACGGTATGGTGGCCGGCCAGATGGAAGTTGTGCCGATGGGGAACAGGGCAGTCGGATGGGCGGACAGCATGGCGCTCTGCCTGGCGGTTGACCTGCCGCGGAACGGGTATCAATCCGATACCCTGATCGGGCTGGAAATTAAAAATGGCGGATCTGCGACCGTGACCGATTTTGACTCCCTGTCACTCTTTGCCGACAATGGCGATGGTATCTGGAACGGTGCGGCCAATGAGATTCCTCTCGGGCGGCTGGTCTTCAATGGCGAAAACTGGTCGCGGGGCGGTCTGACATTCGCTCTCAATAATGTTTCCAACCGGTTGTATGTCGCATCGAGGATCGCGCGATTTTCACGCGACGGGGCGACAATCAATCTTGAAATTCCGATGCAGGGAATCAGGGTGATGTCCGATAATGACGGGCCTCTCGATCAAGCCGTGGTTTGTCCGGATATTCTTACTATCGCCGGAACCCAAGCGGTTCTGGTCGAAGCGGTTCCGATTACGACCCGGGCCTGTGTGCCCGGTCTCAATAGCGGGCCGATGCTGGCGGTGACTCTGACCAACGGCTATTCCGATAATGTAACGCTCAATACCTGCTCGTTCACTTTTGTCGGGATCGATCCGGCAGGCGGAACCGGCGCCCAGATCGCCAGCCAGATCGATTCGGTCTATCTCTACCGGAATCGGGATAACGATCCTGCATCCATATCAGCGGCGGATACGTTGCTGGCATCGGGTATTCTGGCGCTGGGCAAGGCGACTTTCAATATTTCCGATCTGGAATTATCAAGCGGGGGCGGTACATGCACGGTCATGGTGGCGGCCAAATTGAGTTTGCGCAATGCCAAAAATGCCAATACGATCGCTTTTGCTTTGGCGGACACCTCGGCTATAATCTGCGCTCAGCCGGTTCGCCTGAGCGGGACCTTCCCGCTGGCCAATCCGGTGACTTTTACCATAAATGCCTTTCCGGCCGCGGCCGTCACGGTGCATTCTCTGCCGGTCACCAATCTCTATGCCGGATTGAGCAACCAGCCGGTTCTGGATTTCGAAATTCCGCGCAACGGTTATGCGATTGACCGCCTGACGGAAATCAATCTGGCTAATACCGGTTCTCTCACCGACAAATCAGTTTTCGATAATATCCGGCTGTGGCAGGATCTTACCGGTAACGGATATAGTACCGATGACGTATTGATCGGGGCCTTCAAGGCGGTCAGCGAACACTGGCGGCTGGACGGCATCAGCGCCGCCCTTAGTCTGCCGTCGAATCGTTTTGTCGTGACAGTAAGTGTCAATGCATTGCAGTCGTACGGCGGAACGCTCCGGTTTGGAATAATGCAATCCGGGGCAAAGTATCTCTCCGGCACCACCGGTCCCGATGACGCCGCGGTGCAAAACGCCACCTCGCTTCTGCTTTTCCCGTCTAACCGGATTACGGCTATTTCAATCCCGACCGGCGCCAAAGTGGTGGCCCCCGGCTCCTCCGGCCATACCGTCATGGCTTTCGCTCTCTATAACGGGTATCTGGACCAGACCAAGACCTTGACCCAGGTTACCTTCACGAATAATTCGTACTCGGTGGGGACGCCCGATTTTGCCGACCATGAACTCGGGCAAGTTTCTTTATACTGGGATATCGATAAGAATCGCGTTTTCGATAATGATCAATTGATGGGAACGGGGCTTTTTGCCGACGGCATATTGAAAATCGAGGGATTCAAAGCGTCGCTGGCCTCCGAATCGCTGGCTTATTTCTTCGTGGTTTGCGATCTGCCGCTCGACTTGAATGATGCCGACAGTCTCGCGGTATCGGTCGTGCAGCCGTCCGATTTTGTCTTTTCGGATGTGGTCAATCTCAACGGCGACCTGCCGCTTTCGGGCGAGGGCCATCTGGTGATCGACGGCTCCATAAGGCGTCAATATCAATTGCACGGCCCCAACGGGCGGTCGCTCTCTCCGGGGGACAGTAATGTGGTCCTGATGGTTTTCACCCCCGCTTACAACGGGGATCAGAATGACCAATTGAACCAAATCACGCTTGAAAATCTCGGCACCGCCGATACCGCCTCGATTGCGAATCTCAAATTATGGCGCGACGTCAACGGCGATTTTAAACTCGACGGGGGCGATATTGAAGCCGGAACATTTATATATAATAATGGAAGCTGGCTGGCGCAAAGCCTGGCGATGCCGATTTCCGGCCCGGCTCCGGTTCTGATGATAACGGGCGATGTCCCGACAGAAGCGCTTTCGGGAGCCACCTTCTGCGGAGCCATTCCCGTCCTTGGATGCAGTTACCAGTCATATAACGACGGCCCGATCGACTCATCGCTGACGGCTTCGGGAACCTTCACGGTGTCGGCGTCGGACCTGCGGGTCTCAATCGAGCCGCTTCGTTCCAGTTATTCGGTGGGGCAGGGAATAGATGTGGCGATGGCGATTACGAATAAATCGGCGGGGCAACTCGATTCGATTCTCGCCGAAGTTGTCGAGACAATAAATCCCCAACTGGTGCGCCTTGACAGCAGTACCGCCGGCCCAGTCAACCTGCCATCGTCGGAAATATTTATCTGTCATTACTATTTCACGGCTCTGGGCGACGGCGACGTATTGTGGCGGCTTCGCTCCCGCGCCCTTTCGACCGGCGACTCTTCGGTCGTAGTGCAGACGCCGACGGTGTCGATTCAGCGCGGTATTTCGCCGGTTCTATTGTCCCTTCTGAATACCAGCCCGACCGCCGTAACCAAGGGACAGACCAATATTTTCCCGCTGAACCTGTCGTGCCCGCATCCCGACACCGGCAGCAATTATGCGCCACTGACGCTATCAAGTTTGAAACTTCGGGTCATCGACGGGCAGGGGAATCCGGTTGCCGCCGCCAATCTTTTCAGCCGCATGGTTGTCGCCACCGGTCTGGAAATCCTTTCGGTGGTGCAGACCGTGCCGAGTCAGTCCGATATTCTATTCTCCTTCAATTCGCCATTGATAATTCTCCCCGGGACGATGCAGAATTTAATGCTGATGGTTGACATCGCAACCGACGCGACGGTCGCGAATTTCATGATTTCGGTGGACAGCGCGTCCTGGGTACCGTTCCGAGATTATAACACCTCCCAGGTTGTACCGCACGCGGCGGGTGTAATTTATCCTATCCGGACCTCGCCGACCCGGGTCGATGCGCCCTCGCAGCAGGTGGCGGTATCGGCCGAATCGTGCACCCTGCCGACGGTTAATTTCCTCCAGCAGGGGGTCGATGTTTTGAAGCTGGTGTTCCGTCATACCGGTCTGCCCGGCAGTTCGGCTGCGCAGATCACCAAACTGACTCTCGCGGTGGTCGATTCGTCCGGGGCACCGCTGGCGGCGGGGGACCTGTTCGACCGGATTACGATCCGCAGGCAAAATTATCTGGTCGGGGATCTGACGCCCTTATCCCAGGATTATTCGCCCCAGCAGATTTCGCTTTCGGCGCCGCTCAATTTGAATCCCGAAGAAATAGACTCATTATATATAGAAGTATCGATTAAATCGGCCGCCACGGCTTCCGGATTCAAACTTCAAATTTCCGACAGCACCTGTTTCGTGGCGCGCGATCTGAACACCGGTTCGCCTCTTCTGACAATCACCGATACGGAACTGGCCAGCGGCACGGTTTTCCCGATTATCTC comes from the Candidatus Zixiibacteriota bacterium genome and includes:
- a CDS encoding Monosaccharide-transporting ATPase, yielding MGNREKDKNRFNSQGKFRRFVSDYGMLAILILLVILFSILTVQEQHPTGTKAAEKIFNKLKKGNVSLAGAWVIARDNAEDSLFAGKLASLFESAGAGKVQIIQGEPSFIKARMTALSDSGWSPQYLITTENYLPVVQNIQSQFASIADRPLFTPPSERWPTFLLADNLRNVANQITVIAIIAIGMTMVIITAGIDLSVGSLIALSAVLAAWLIGKMGGAGASGAVMIFCSLIAMAICGATGAFSGLMITRFRIPPFIATLAMMQVAAGVAYIISQGKPIYQLPENFILLGRGAEPFLKIPYAVILMVILYILAQLVMSRTTLGRYIYAVGGNMEAARLAGIRVNGILFFVYTLCGILAGLGGIIMASQLRSGAPTYGLTYELYVIAAVVVGGTSLSGGEGRIFGTLIGAFIIAVIQNGMNLTNVETYTQKVVLGLVILGAVLLDRMKQQGFKIKFFKSI
- a CDS encoding putative Alpha-mannosidase (Evidence 3 : Putative function from multiple computational evidences), with protein sequence MRKYLAVLLAAAVTALTMANGFAQSDEPVQKPRRLYVVGVSHLDTQWRWTIQNTIDEYIPNTFRDNFKLMDLYPNYVFSFEGAFKYMLYKEYYPEEYKRLKPYIDRGQWRLAGCWVDPVDVNMPSMESLVRQALYGNGYFKEEFGKTSKDILLPDCFGFGYTLPSIGAHCGIKSFSTQKLSWGSSVGVPFDIGLWEGIDGSTLVSALNPGAYVTQIKADLSRDTLWRAKIDSQGARSGLYADYMYFGTGDVGGAPDSLSVDWLAKSEKSEGPLTVKNIGSDDLADLIPQDSTIHLPRYKGELLMTRHGVGCYSSQAAMKRWNRKNELLAEAAEKAAVLAVLNTDYKYPGEAFKENWIRFLWHQFHDDLTGTSIPEAYQFSWNDEILCQNRLGAILENASEAVSSALNTKVKGTPIVVYNPLAVEREDAVEATVVFDGPAPSAIQVFDPSGKETPSQILASYGDSLKILFLAKIPSAGYGVFDAIPAKGASKFKNTLNISNQVLGSERYVVSIDSTGDISDIYDNLLKQHLLSSPLRWQLLHDKPKQWPAWEIQYDDIIAAPVGYVGGKPEIRILEWGPVRASLEIIRHEGESEFKSVISLYSGGAADRIDIANEVDWYEKETLLKAAFKFNSYSDSVTYDLGLGTIKRGLNQPKLYEVPAQEWADMTSQDGRYGVTVMNDCKYGWDHPDSATLRLSLIHTPGVYDSWSWVGDQSSQDLGHHQFAYAIMAHGGDWRDGGAVEAAARFNQPLISFQPSSHAGALGREVSIVSVGHGKDKREKPSILVSAMKKSETGDALIIRVRELNGTGAEEISVQFIRPVIEAYEVNGLEEKIGPAEVLKGQLLVSLSAYQPKAYAVRLGGNSPQVKYAGEYASVVLPYNLDGVSYDDNRKDGDFDGQGHTLVGELLPDTVNYLGIPFVTGPKNAGAKNVLSSQGQKLEIPAGSYNRLYILAAAVGGPARGLFELTGANKKTVDSVWVPDYAEFLGQWNNRLVFGGLAENKGEIEPSYIIQTPVAWTGTHRHNDSANGAYQYTNMFCLELALPEGNATVQLPDNPRIKIMAATAGVERDAVFRPATALSDRANNSFARIKAERKSFIDSLMVQMDSPVPGGTIRYTLDSGEPTENSPLYAGPVTVKETTTLKARSFLPGTDDRHVTEVTFKKLAPRDPVTVKKPVPGLKCIYYEGEWQRLPNFDSLTAVKDTVWSTVAIPGFARPEDYALVFTGFVKVPTDGLYDFFIGSDDGSRLMVDDSAIADNDGIHGDGEVSCEVALKAGLHPIRVFMFQAKGGQALSLSYRGPGIKKQSVPPEAFFHPGK